From Novosphingobium sp. MMS21-SN21R, the proteins below share one genomic window:
- a CDS encoding DUF3857 domain-containing protein has protein sequence MRSGLRLSAIVLGLMAGPAWAGEAVLYGPAPKWVDLRASGAIETRSATPLALLDVQHRIEGETLTAYVDQAIKFASPEALTQGGTSTAAWLPDKGDLTVHRVEILRGGKVIDLLGGGARYEVLRRETGLERRQLDGQLTATLAIPGLQLGDVLRIAYSQTTRDKALQGKVQIDTPLLTLPVEAGFARTMVSWPEGAPVKWQAGPAVTGAAETVKQGWHVVTLQMPLPKRDEMPAAAPSRFVRSPSLEVTNFASWEEVSRVFAPLYATGEALPKGSPLAGEVDRIAAASADPLTRAAFATRLVQDKISYLMNGMSGGNYVPQAPAQTWEARFGDCKAKSLLLLTLLRALGIEAEVIAVNSRTGDAVPESLPMPAAFDHVIVRAMIGGVPYWLDGTATGTRASNIAETPPFRFGLPIRADGAALTAIEPRAPASAVMVARMEIDQRAGIDIPALVTATSTISGMMASNLGAAVQQASAEQKKQMIDSFAGSIFKQLSSNGVLVTDGDMQFDPETGLAQIMVKGIVTSQFSNRDGAKRLDLSAMSSANITVDFDRSRAAWRAVPVDLGGARRLREEFVVLLPEDEPGFRLGGKPDYEATFAGTTITRKGALDGSRLTVSEEQIALGGELASADLPAEKAKAMRLRNTVPFLTSPLGAARSWRYGTPRLKARLAAVEAAYARAIAREPAAEQTTALLARAHFRAGTYDLEGAIADYDKAIALSPDAETYFRRGAVKKELGRTDAAIADYREAFALAPGVNTAMPLADLLGAAGKSEEALRLLTEYDDMGDEHVGVVQVRADVLALAGKREEGLKEIAALIEEKPGDTSLLNASCWFRARFRVGMDGMIEVCNQAVERAANPGAVLDSRAMAWIAAGNMANALADAEAAVKLYPGQVPTHYLRAVAAAALGRPEAGADLAYFRKVMPGMVQEYARYGIKP, from the coding sequence TTGCGTAGCGGATTGCGGCTTTCGGCGATTGTACTGGGCTTGATGGCCGGACCGGCATGGGCCGGTGAGGCGGTGCTTTATGGACCGGCGCCAAAATGGGTGGACTTGCGCGCATCGGGTGCGATCGAAACACGCTCTGCCACACCGCTGGCCTTGCTCGACGTGCAGCACCGTATCGAGGGCGAGACGCTCACCGCCTATGTCGATCAGGCGATCAAGTTTGCCAGTCCCGAGGCATTGACTCAAGGCGGCACGAGCACGGCGGCATGGCTGCCCGACAAGGGCGACCTGACCGTCCACCGCGTCGAGATTCTGCGCGGCGGGAAAGTGATTGATCTGCTAGGGGGCGGGGCGCGCTATGAGGTGCTGCGCCGCGAGACCGGCCTTGAACGCCGCCAGCTTGACGGGCAGTTGACCGCAACGCTGGCGATTCCGGGCCTGCAACTGGGCGACGTGCTGCGAATTGCCTATAGCCAGACCACGCGCGACAAGGCGCTGCAGGGCAAGGTCCAGATCGATACGCCGCTGCTGACGCTGCCGGTCGAGGCGGGCTTTGCGCGCACGATGGTATCCTGGCCGGAAGGCGCGCCGGTCAAGTGGCAGGCGGGTCCGGCGGTTACCGGCGCGGCTGAAACCGTGAAGCAGGGCTGGCATGTGGTGACGCTGCAGATGCCACTGCCCAAGCGTGACGAGATGCCGGCCGCAGCCCCTTCGCGCTTTGTCCGTTCGCCGTCGCTGGAAGTGACGAACTTTGCCAGTTGGGAGGAAGTCTCGCGCGTGTTCGCGCCGCTTTATGCCACCGGCGAAGCCCTGCCCAAGGGGAGTCCGCTGGCCGGTGAAGTGGACAGAATTGCCGCAGCCAGTGCCGATCCGCTGACGCGGGCCGCGTTCGCCACGCGGTTGGTGCAGGACAAGATCAGTTATCTGATGAACGGGATGTCGGGCGGGAATTATGTTCCGCAGGCACCGGCGCAGACGTGGGAAGCGCGCTTTGGCGATTGCAAGGCCAAGTCGTTGCTGCTGCTGACCCTGCTGCGCGCCCTGGGGATCGAGGCTGAAGTCATCGCGGTGAACAGCCGCACCGGCGATGCGGTGCCGGAATCGCTGCCGATGCCTGCCGCGTTCGACCACGTGATCGTGCGCGCGATGATCGGCGGCGTGCCCTATTGGCTGGATGGGACCGCCACCGGGACACGGGCATCGAACATCGCCGAGACGCCGCCGTTCCGCTTTGGTCTGCCGATCCGCGCTGACGGGGCTGCTCTGACAGCGATCGAGCCGCGCGCTCCGGCGTCTGCGGTGATGGTCGCCCGGATGGAGATCGATCAGCGTGCCGGGATCGATATTCCGGCGCTGGTCACCGCGACGTCGACGATATCGGGCATGATGGCGAGCAATCTGGGCGCGGCGGTGCAGCAGGCGAGTGCCGAGCAGAAGAAGCAGATGATCGATTCCTTCGCGGGTTCGATTTTCAAGCAACTGTCCTCGAACGGCGTGCTGGTGACAGACGGCGACATGCAGTTCGACCCTGAGACGGGACTGGCGCAGATCATGGTCAAGGGTATCGTGACCAGCCAGTTTTCCAACCGCGACGGGGCCAAGCGCCTGGACCTGTCTGCGATGTCGAGCGCGAACATCACGGTCGACTTCGACCGTTCGCGCGCGGCGTGGCGGGCGGTGCCGGTCGATCTTGGCGGGGCGCGGCGGCTGCGTGAGGAATTTGTCGTGCTTCTGCCCGAGGACGAACCGGGTTTCCGGCTGGGCGGGAAGCCCGACTACGAGGCCACGTTTGCGGGCACGACGATCACCCGCAAGGGCGCGCTGGACGGTAGCCGCCTGACCGTGAGCGAGGAGCAGATTGCGCTCGGCGGGGAACTGGCAAGTGCCGACTTGCCGGCCGAAAAGGCCAAGGCAATGCGCCTGCGCAATACCGTGCCGTTCCTGACCTCGCCGCTCGGCGCTGCGCGATCTTGGCGTTATGGCACACCGCGGCTCAAGGCGCGGCTGGCAGCGGTCGAGGCCGCCTATGCCCGCGCCATCGCGCGTGAACCTGCCGCCGAACAGACCACCGCGCTTCTGGCGCGCGCCCACTTCCGTGCAGGCACATACGATCTGGAAGGGGCGATTGCCGATTATGACAAGGCGATTGCGCTTTCGCCCGATGCGGAAACCTATTTCCGGCGCGGAGCAGTCAAGAAGGAACTGGGCCGGACCGACGCCGCGATTGCCGATTACCGCGAAGCCTTCGCGCTGGCACCCGGCGTCAATACGGCGATGCCGCTGGCGGACCTGCTCGGGGCTGCGGGCAAGAGCGAGGAAGCGCTGCGTCTGCTGACCGAATATGACGACATGGGCGACGAGCATGTCGGCGTGGTGCAGGTGCGCGCGGATGTCCTCGCCCTTGCGGGCAAGCGCGAGGAAGGTCTGAAGGAAATCGCGGCGCTGATCGAGGAGAAGCCGGGCGACACCTCGCTGCTCAACGCATCGTGCTGGTTTCGTGCGCGGTTCCGCGTTGGCATGGATGGGATGATCGAGGTGTGCAATCAGGCGGTCGAACGCGCGGCGAACCCCGGTGCGGTGCTCGACAGCAGGGCGATGGCCTGGATTGCTGCGGGCAATATGGCCAATGCGCTGGCTGATGCCGAGGCGGCAGTGAAGCTCTATCCCGGGCAGGTGCCGACGCACTATTTGCGCGCGGTGGCGGCTGCGGCACTGGGGCGGCCTGAGGCGGGCGCCGACCTCGCCTATTTCCGCAAGGTCATGCCGGGGATGGTGCAGGAATACGCGCGCTACGGGATCAAGCCCTGA
- a CDS encoding LuxR family transcriptional regulator, producing the protein MAFTSADQRELYLPLIEGIHETPPFGLFMRNLVARTGARRAFMIVTLANAAPDQQPAVLHVAAPRAAQEPPLDYMRLYDLRLHRFGALRPERVYALDEMLDYDDPALLAVQRAALADMEMRHARFLRVSAGDAADAWLVLVRLREDFSASAVATMASIAPHLASALRTLVALTGQRLQTALAQSALARLGIGQIAMDAGARVMAADPQAEALLGFLPDPAGGAGRRLQVLPDVARALERSCAELARGEGGAVRVVRIDARRGIDLLLRRADLSLAEPAARPQVIGVLRTERREEAPDGAAALQAVHGLSAREAALAQAMSCGEPLVEAGLELGLTVETARNYSKRIYGKTGAAGQADLVRMVLTGLAPLA; encoded by the coding sequence ATGGCCTTTACTTCTGCCGACCAGCGCGAGCTTTACCTGCCCCTGATCGAGGGGATTCACGAGACGCCGCCGTTTGGTCTGTTCATGCGCAATCTTGTGGCGCGGACAGGCGCGCGGCGGGCGTTCATGATCGTGACGCTGGCGAATGCCGCGCCGGACCAGCAACCCGCCGTGCTGCACGTGGCCGCACCGCGCGCCGCGCAGGAGCCGCCGCTCGATTACATGCGGCTCTATGATCTGCGCCTTCACCGCTTCGGCGCGTTGCGGCCAGAGCGGGTCTATGCGCTCGACGAGATGCTCGATTACGACGATCCGGCGCTGCTGGCGGTCCAGCGCGCGGCGCTGGCGGACATGGAGATGCGCCACGCGCGGTTTCTGCGGGTCAGCGCGGGCGATGCCGCCGATGCCTGGCTGGTGCTGGTGCGGCTGCGCGAGGACTTTTCGGCCAGCGCCGTGGCGACGATGGCGAGTATCGCGCCGCACCTGGCATCGGCGTTGCGCACGCTGGTGGCGCTGACCGGGCAGCGCCTGCAGACGGCGCTGGCGCAATCGGCGCTGGCGCGGCTGGGCATCGGCCAGATTGCCATGGACGCGGGCGCGCGGGTCATGGCCGCCGATCCGCAGGCCGAGGCACTGCTGGGCTTTCTGCCCGATCCGGCAGGCGGGGCGGGGCGGCGCTTGCAGGTCCTGCCCGATGTGGCGCGCGCGCTGGAGCGGTCTTGCGCAGAGCTGGCGCGGGGGGAAGGGGGCGCGGTGCGCGTTGTGCGGATCGACGCGCGGCGCGGGATCGACCTGCTGCTGCGCCGCGCCGACCTGTCGCTGGCCGAGCCTGCCGCGCGGCCGCAAGTGATCGGCGTGTTGCGCACCGAGCGGCGCGAGGAGGCCCCCGACGGCGCAGCGGCACTGCAGGCGGTGCATGGCCTGTCCGCGCGCGAGGCGGCGCTGGCGCAGGCGATGTCGTGCGGGGAGCCGCTGGTGGAGGCGGGGCTGGAACTGGGGCTGACGGTGGAAACCGCGCGCAACTATTCCAAGCGGATCTACGGCAAGACCGGGGCTGCGGGGCAGGCCGATCTGGTGCGGATGGTGCTGACCGGCCTGGCTCCGCTGGCGTGA
- a CDS encoding ATP-binding protein produces the protein MFEGLHRYLFLQGLAPHGYCLLWDPALIWTHVLADAVIAAAYFSIPIALWLFIRCRRDIEMSWILALFAAFILACGTTHVLSILVLWVPAYGLEGAVKALTALVSIGTAIALWPMLPKLVALPSPRQLQLALDQLKAEVAERERAEEMLRQSHKLQAVGQLSAGIAHDFNNLLTVISGNLERALRVSAEQPQVTRSLTNALAASERAATLTGQLLAFARKQPLSREEVDLNAVVRSITAMLERTMGEHIVVSCDLAPDLPLLELDRSQLESAILNIALNARDAMDGALDHRGELHLSTRALAGGEVALALRDTGCGMAPDTLERATEPFFTTKPVGSGTGLGLSQVYGFVTQTGGRLEFDSTPGTGTVVRLLFAGQNIGNAGEDAKDNDGTVADC, from the coding sequence ATGTTCGAAGGACTCCATCGCTATCTGTTCCTTCAGGGCCTTGCCCCGCACGGCTATTGCCTGCTGTGGGACCCGGCGCTGATCTGGACCCATGTCCTGGCCGACGCGGTGATCGCGGCGGCCTATTTCTCGATCCCCATCGCGCTGTGGCTGTTCATCAGGTGCCGCCGCGATATCGAGATGAGCTGGATTCTCGCGCTGTTCGCGGCCTTCATCCTCGCTTGCGGCACCACCCATGTGCTCAGCATTCTTGTCCTGTGGGTGCCGGCCTACGGGCTGGAAGGCGCGGTCAAGGCGCTCACCGCGCTCGTTTCGATCGGCACCGCCATCGCGCTCTGGCCGATGCTGCCCAAACTCGTGGCCCTGCCCTCGCCCCGCCAGCTGCAACTGGCGCTCGACCAGCTCAAGGCCGAAGTGGCCGAGCGCGAGCGCGCCGAGGAAATGCTGCGCCAGTCGCACAAGCTTCAGGCCGTCGGCCAGCTGTCCGCCGGGATCGCGCACGATTTCAACAATCTGCTCACCGTGATCAGCGGCAATCTTGAGCGCGCCCTGCGCGTGTCGGCCGAGCAGCCGCAAGTGACCCGCAGCCTCACCAATGCGCTCGCCGCCAGCGAACGCGCCGCCACGCTCACCGGACAGTTGCTCGCCTTCGCGCGCAAGCAGCCGCTCTCGCGCGAGGAGGTGGACCTCAACGCCGTGGTCCGCTCGATCACCGCCATGCTCGAACGCACGATGGGCGAGCATATCGTCGTCAGCTGCGATCTCGCCCCGGATCTTCCGCTGCTCGAACTTGATCGCAGCCAGCTTGAAAGCGCCATTCTCAACATCGCGCTCAATGCCCGCGATGCGATGGACGGCGCGCTCGATCATCGCGGCGAACTCCACTTGTCGACGCGCGCGCTGGCAGGTGGCGAGGTCGCGCTCGCCCTGCGGGACACCGGCTGCGGCATGGCGCCTGACACACTCGAAAGGGCAACCGAGCCATTTTTCACGACAAAACCGGTCGGTTCGGGTACCGGACTGGGATTAAGTCAGGTCTATGGCTTCGTCACGCAGACCGGCGGCAGGCTGGAATTTGACTCTACGCCCGGAACAGGAACTGTCGTAAGGCTTTTGTTCGCCGGACAGAACATCGGAAACGCCGGGGAAGACGCCAAGGATAATGATGGCACGGTTGCTGATTGTTGA
- a CDS encoding SLC13 family permease: protein MIILSVVILIAIFAAAVWLPVNMGLIGLAAALGLGVFGGGLAVKDVLAGFPADLFLTLLGITYLFGIASRNGAIDWLVARTAHALGRHTALLPALVFTVAGVLTALGAVGPAAVAIVAPIALRFARVHGFSALMMGLLVVHGAQAGGFSPISIYGGITNKVLASSGIAPDPMFLFLASAAFNAAIALLIWAFFARRTAAALAEAHEIPLPMALTRDHAWTLAGLAALATGALLFKVDIGFMALMVILALAVVAPRTQDGALKHVDWSTILLISGIVIYVSLLDKLGTLDAVSAMIGTVGSAALAVLLLCYLAGVVSAFASSTALLGVIIPLAVPVLAGSALSPIAVVSAIAIANTIVDTSPFSTNGALIVANTPEDERPAMLRKLMVYAAIIVGAGPLAAWAVFVPFF, encoded by the coding sequence ATGATCATCCTGTCGGTCGTGATCCTGATCGCGATCTTTGCCGCCGCCGTGTGGCTACCGGTCAACATGGGGCTGATCGGCCTTGCCGCCGCTCTGGGTCTGGGCGTGTTCGGCGGGGGCCTTGCGGTCAAGGATGTGCTGGCGGGCTTTCCCGCAGACCTGTTCCTGACCCTGCTCGGCATCACCTACCTGTTCGGCATTGCCAGCCGCAACGGCGCGATTGACTGGCTGGTTGCGCGCACCGCCCACGCGCTAGGTCGGCACACCGCGCTGCTGCCGGCGCTGGTGTTCACGGTCGCCGGCGTGCTGACCGCGCTGGGCGCCGTCGGCCCCGCCGCCGTCGCCATCGTCGCGCCCATCGCCTTGCGCTTTGCCCGCGTTCACGGCTTTTCCGCGCTGATGATGGGCCTGCTCGTGGTCCACGGTGCGCAGGCAGGCGGCTTCTCGCCGATCTCGATCTATGGCGGCATCACCAACAAGGTGCTGGCGTCCAGCGGCATCGCGCCCGATCCCATGTTCCTGTTCCTCGCCAGCGCCGCGTTCAACGCCGCCATCGCGCTGCTGATCTGGGCCTTTTTCGCGCGCCGCACCGCCGCCGCTCTGGCCGAAGCGCACGAAATCCCGCTGCCCATGGCCCTCACCCGCGATCACGCGTGGACGCTGGCGGGCCTTGCCGCGCTTGCCACCGGCGCGCTGCTGTTCAAGGTCGACATCGGCTTCATGGCCCTGATGGTGATCCTCGCCCTTGCCGTGGTCGCCCCGCGCACGCAGGACGGCGCGCTAAAACACGTCGACTGGTCGACGATCCTGCTGATCTCGGGCATCGTCATCTATGTCTCCCTGCTCGACAAGCTGGGCACGCTCGACGCGGTCAGCGCGATGATCGGCACGGTCGGATCGGCGGCGCTGGCGGTGCTGCTGCTGTGCTATCTCGCCGGCGTCGTCTCGGCCTTCGCCTCGTCCACCGCGCTGCTCGGCGTGATCATCCCGCTTGCCGTGCCGGTGCTGGCAGGCTCTGCGCTCTCGCCCATCGCGGTCGTCTCGGCCATCGCGATTGCCAACACCATCGTCGATACCTCGCCCTTCTCGACCAACGGCGCATTGATCGTCGCCAACACGCCCGAGGACGAGCGCCCTGCGATGCTGCGCAAGCTGATGGTCTATGCCGCGATCATCGTCGGGGCAGGCCCGCTCGCGGCATGGGCGGTGTTCGTGCCGTTTTTCTAA
- a CDS encoding DODA-type extradiol aromatic ring-opening family dioxygenase, whose protein sequence is MPRLTTARTRMPTLFLNHGGGPWPWLEGPMRQGYARLEASLHGLIATLPQAPRAMLVVSGHWEEAVPTVSSAAQPPMLYDYYGFPEHTYHIRYDAPGSPELAARVRDLLRGGGMVCAEDPARGFDHGTFSLMQPIRPQADIPVVQMSLMETLDPAAHIAMGRLLAPLRDEGVVVIGSGLSYHNLRAFGAAGGVAAAAFDGWLRASLVGADAPAREAALEAWDKAPAARAAHPRAEHLLPLMVAAGAGEDGACTLEFHQGDFFGGLAISAFRFG, encoded by the coding sequence GTGCCGCGCTTGACCACTGCCCGAACCCGTATGCCGACGCTGTTCCTCAATCATGGCGGCGGGCCGTGGCCCTGGCTGGAAGGGCCGATGCGGCAGGGCTATGCCCGGCTTGAGGCTTCGCTGCATGGGCTGATCGCCACGCTGCCGCAAGCGCCGCGCGCGATGCTGGTGGTGTCTGGCCACTGGGAGGAGGCGGTGCCGACGGTATCGTCTGCCGCGCAGCCGCCGATGCTCTATGATTATTACGGCTTTCCCGAGCATACCTACCACATCCGCTATGACGCGCCGGGCAGCCCGGAGCTGGCGGCGCGGGTGCGCGATCTGCTGCGCGGCGGCGGGATGGTCTGCGCCGAGGACCCGGCGCGCGGGTTCGATCACGGCACGTTCTCGCTGATGCAGCCGATCCGGCCTCAGGCCGATATTCCGGTGGTGCAGATGTCCTTGATGGAGACGCTCGATCCGGCGGCGCATATCGCGATGGGGCGGCTGCTTGCGCCCTTGCGCGATGAAGGCGTGGTGGTGATCGGATCGGGGCTTTCGTACCACAACTTGCGGGCGTTCGGCGCAGCGGGGGGAGTGGCGGCAGCGGCGTTCGATGGCTGGTTGCGGGCAAGCCTTGTCGGCGCGGACGCTCCGGCGCGTGAGGCCGCGCTGGAGGCGTGGGACAAGGCCCCTGCGGCCCGCGCCGCGCATCCCCGCGCCGAGCATCTGCTGCCGCTGATGGTGGCGGCGGGCGCGGGCGAGGACGGGGCCTGCACGCTCGAGTTCCATCAGGGCGATTTCTTCGGCGGCCTTGCGATCAGCGCGTTCCGGTTTGGTTAG
- a CDS encoding 3'(2'),5'-bisphosphate nucleotidase CysQ — MTDAELAAHLADHAGRLLLAVREAAMFSPKALGKAGDATANQFLVHALREQRPDDGLLSEEEKDNLDRLGFARTWIVDPVDGTREYGEARADWAVHVGLAIDGVASIGAVALPGFGQGAGLVLRTDQPRDVPPAPERLRMVVSRTRPAHEAVAVAELIGAELVPMGSAGAKAMAVILGDADIYLHSGGQFEWDSCAPVAVALAHGLHCSRIDGSPLVYNQAETYMPDLLICRKEHAEMVLGHVAAVHAGIKTGD, encoded by the coding sequence ATGACCGACGCGGAGCTTGCCGCCCACCTTGCCGACCACGCCGGACGCCTGCTGCTGGCCGTGCGCGAAGCCGCGATGTTCAGCCCCAAGGCGCTGGGCAAGGCGGGGGATGCGACCGCCAACCAGTTCCTCGTCCACGCCTTGCGCGAGCAGCGCCCCGATGACGGGCTGCTTTCGGAAGAGGAAAAGGACAACCTCGACCGTCTGGGATTTGCCCGCACATGGATCGTCGATCCGGTGGACGGCACGCGCGAATATGGCGAGGCGCGCGCCGACTGGGCGGTGCATGTGGGCCTGGCCATCGACGGCGTGGCGAGCATTGGCGCGGTCGCGCTACCGGGATTTGGGCAGGGCGCGGGGCTTGTCCTGCGCACCGATCAGCCGCGCGATGTCCCGCCTGCGCCCGAACGGCTGCGCATGGTTGTCAGCCGCACCCGCCCCGCGCATGAAGCGGTGGCCGTGGCCGAACTGATCGGTGCCGAACTGGTGCCGATGGGCAGCGCGGGCGCCAAGGCGATGGCGGTGATTCTGGGCGATGCCGACATCTATCTGCATTCGGGCGGGCAGTTCGAATGGGATTCGTGCGCGCCGGTGGCCGTGGCGCTGGCGCACGGGCTGCACTGTTCGCGCATCGACGGCAGTCCGCTGGTCTACAATCAGGCCGAAACCTATATGCCTGATCTGCTGATCTGCCGGAAGGAGCACGCCGAGATGGTGCTGGGCCACGTTGCCGCAGTCCACGCGGGAATCAAGACGGGCGACTGA
- a CDS encoding chemotaxis protein CheW — translation MTGQGALPATGSALHGLARIGTLFLAVPIEGIREVVPHPARLAALPRTLPEMRGGLDLRGAVVPVIDIGGLVCTGAEDDGPEVAHDRRERVIMVLRTRRGVVGICVDEICGVVDLSRERQTVFELVASDIGASCGLVAAGFACDGRTGVVLDTEGLAALPGLILAEDRLVAQTGQALGGPPVLMFAVGAHRFGLCANAIEATLPRGVVLPGPVADPVWIGRVKSGGSLVPLIDTLRLLGLGQCPPARETASVVVRLAGGGRVALCIDSVIDMVRQGPDAAFGMQGFSMGEDGGEGLITGIQPGTPPTLILGSEALAAHPQLANLASLAERDEREDSGERRMRGSDPLASRQPFLIFTLGDDQHAVSLDQVTEILPYDAATMIDLRHAEGPFSAMIAHRAAAVPVIGFGAGEAGRADGANPGYVMIAGTGPRRAGFLIDGLCAVERHAMRRVASGGAAARAGLPGPVIRTREGRTCAVHDLVAMIDRVHLASSGARV, via the coding sequence GTGACAGGGCAAGGGGCTCTCCCTGCGACGGGTTCTGCGCTGCACGGGCTGGCGCGGATCGGCACGCTGTTCCTGGCGGTTCCGATCGAGGGCATCCGCGAAGTGGTGCCGCACCCGGCGCGGCTGGCGGCGCTGCCCCGGACCCTGCCGGAAATGCGCGGCGGGCTGGACTTGCGCGGCGCGGTGGTGCCGGTGATCGACATTGGCGGGCTGGTTTGCACAGGCGCGGAAGACGATGGCCCGGAAGTGGCGCATGACCGCCGCGAGCGGGTGATCATGGTGCTGCGCACGAGGCGGGGCGTTGTCGGCATCTGCGTCGACGAAATCTGCGGGGTGGTCGATCTTTCGCGCGAGCGGCAGACCGTGTTTGAACTGGTGGCCAGCGATATCGGTGCATCGTGCGGACTGGTGGCGGCGGGCTTTGCCTGCGACGGGCGCACAGGCGTGGTGCTGGACACGGAGGGGCTTGCCGCGCTGCCGGGGCTGATCCTGGCCGAGGACCGGCTGGTGGCGCAGACCGGGCAGGCCCTGGGCGGGCCGCCGGTCCTGATGTTTGCCGTGGGCGCGCATCGCTTCGGGCTTTGCGCCAACGCGATCGAGGCGACCTTGCCGCGCGGTGTGGTGCTGCCCGGCCCGGTGGCCGATCCGGTGTGGATCGGGCGGGTGAAGTCGGGCGGGAGCCTGGTGCCGCTGATCGATACCTTGCGCCTGCTCGGGCTGGGGCAATGCCCGCCCGCGCGCGAGACAGCGAGCGTGGTTGTGCGGCTGGCGGGCGGCGGGCGCGTGGCGCTGTGCATCGACAGCGTGATCGACATGGTCCGGCAGGGGCCGGATGCCGCGTTCGGGATGCAGGGCTTCAGCATGGGCGAAGACGGTGGCGAAGGGTTGATCACGGGCATCCAGCCGGGAACCCCGCCAACCCTCATCCTTGGCTCCGAAGCGCTGGCGGCCCATCCGCAGCTGGCCAATCTGGCAAGCCTGGCCGAGCGCGATGAGCGTGAGGATTCGGGCGAACGCAGGATGCGCGGCAGCGACCCGCTGGCGTCGCGGCAGCCGTTCCTGATTTTCACGCTGGGCGATGACCAGCACGCCGTATCGCTCGATCAGGTGACCGAGATCCTGCCTTACGATGCCGCGACGATGATCGACTTGCGCCACGCTGAAGGGCCATTCAGCGCGATGATCGCGCACCGGGCGGCGGCGGTTCCGGTGATCGGCTTCGGCGCGGGCGAAGCGGGGCGGGCAGATGGCGCGAATCCGGGCTACGTGATGATTGCCGGGACCGGACCGCGCCGCGCCGGATTCCTGATCGACGGGCTTTGCGCGGTCGAGCGACATGCGATGCGGCGGGTTGCGAGCGGCGGTGCGGCAGCGCGCGCTGGCTTGCCCGGCCCGGTGATCCGCACGCGCGAAGGGCGCACATGCGCGGTGCATGATCTGGTCGCGATGATCGACCGGGTGCATCTGGCCTCATCCGGCGCGCGGGTCTGA
- a CDS encoding response regulator, whose amino-acid sequence MARLLIVEDEFLVRELAVDEFTDAGFAVAEAANGDEALAILNRGETFDVLFTDVRMPGSVDGWELGRRACEIVPGIRVIYATGYAEMTRPLSDAEHFLPKPYRCEHVVRIIGDWGIAP is encoded by the coding sequence ATGGCACGGTTGCTGATTGTTGAAGACGAATTTCTGGTGCGGGAACTTGCCGTAGACGAGTTCACCGACGCCGGCTTTGCGGTGGCCGAGGCCGCCAACGGCGACGAGGCCCTGGCCATCCTCAACCGCGGTGAAACTTTCGACGTGCTGTTCACCGACGTGCGGATGCCCGGCTCGGTCGATGGCTGGGAACTTGGCCGCCGTGCCTGCGAAATCGTCCCAGGCATCCGCGTGATCTACGCCACCGGCTATGCGGAAATGACCCGCCCCCTGTCAGACGCCGAACACTTCCTGCCCAAGCCCTATCGCTGCGAACACGTCGTCCGGATCATCGGCGACTGGGGCATCGCCCCCTGA